In a single window of the Gossypium hirsutum isolate 1008001.06 chromosome D02, Gossypium_hirsutum_v2.1, whole genome shotgun sequence genome:
- the LOC107910734 gene encoding patatin-like protein 2 translates to MEKSTGNPNHPPCHGDLITVLSIDGGGIRGIIPGIILSFLESELQKLDSEEARIADYFDVIAGTSTGGLLTTMLTSPNEKNRPLFAAKDIKAFYFEHGPKIFPQRRFPFSGVTKIIQSVMGPKYDGKYLHGVLKERLGNTRLNQTLTNVVIPTFDIKKLQPIIFSSYEVKKSAGLNALMSDICIGTSAAPTYLPAHYFETEDTDGKVKKFNLIDGGVAANNPALIAMGEVTKQIHKGHSDFSCIKAANHYNRFLVLSVGTGSEKLAEKYTAKQAAQWGVLGWLTSGNSTPLINAFSEGSADMVDFHISVIFKSLNSEPNYLRIQDDNLKGEVSSVDVSTEENMKILAKVAENLLNKPVSRVNFETGNYEPSGDLETNAQALIRYAKLLSEEKRRRLKTSLHKLGP, encoded by the exons ATGGAAAAAAGTACTGGAAACCCTAATCACCCTCCATGTCATGGAGATCTTATCACCGTTCTCAGCATTGATGGAGGTGGAATTAGGGGAATCATTCCAGGAATAATTCTCAGCTTTTTAGAATCTGAGTTACAA AAACTGGACAGTGAAGAAGCAAGAATTGCTGATTATTTTGATGTGATCGCCGGAACTAGCACCGGCGGTCTCCTGACCACCATGTTAACATCTCCCAACGAGAAAAACCGACCCCTATTTGCTGCCAAAGACATCAAGGCCTTCTACTTCGAGCATGGCCCTAAAATATTCCCTCAAAGAAG GTTTCCATTTTCTGGTGTTACAAAAATTATTCAAAGTGTGATGGGACCAAAATATGATGGCAAGTATCTGCATGGTGTTCTTAAGGAAAGATTAGGAAACACAAGGCTGAACCAGACACTGACTAACGTTGTAATTCCAACTTTCGATATCAAGAAACTTCAGCCCATTATCTTTTCTAGCTATGAG GTGAAGAAATCTGCAGGCCTTAATGCCTTAATGTCAGACATTTGCATTGGAACTTCAGCCGCTCCAACTTATCTGCCGGCCCATTATTTTGAAACCGAGGACACTGATGGAAAGGTTAAAAAGTTCAATCTTATCGATGGTGGGGTGGCTGCTAATAATCCG GCTCTAATTGCCATGGGTGAAGTGACAAAACAGATTCACAAAGGCCATTCAGATTTTTCTTGCATTAAAGCAGCAAATCATTACAATAGATTCTTGGTGCTATCCGTTGGAACAGGCTCAGAAAAACTAGCAGAGAAATACACTGCAAAGCAAGCGGCTCAATGGGGCGTACTTGGTTGGTTAACCTCTGGCAATTCAACCCCATTAATCAATGCCTTTTCCGAAGGCAGTGCTGATATGGTTGATTTCCACATTTCCGTGATTTTCAAATCTTTAAACTCCGAGCCGAATTATCTTCGCATCCAG GATGATAATCTGAAAGGGGAGGTTTCCTCTGTGGATGTTTCAACGgaggaaaatatgaaaattttagctAAAGTAGCAGAAAACTTACTGAATAAACCAGTTTCAAGGGTGAATTTCGAGACGGGAAATTATGAACCTTCAGGAGACTTAGAAACCAATGCTCAAGCTCTCATAAG GTACGCGAAGCTGCTGTCTGAGGAAAAACGCCGACGTCTAAAGACATCGTTGCACAAGCTTGGCCCATAA